The following are encoded together in the Juglans microcarpa x Juglans regia isolate MS1-56 chromosome 2D, Jm3101_v1.0, whole genome shotgun sequence genome:
- the LOC121249818 gene encoding 4-hydroxyphenylpyruvate dioxygenase, producing MTTITRINLPRYPRIQFQSCLRVQKTTTRTPATVHFKQLRRLRHNLICQSPPPPLPFAKHKTMGNNDSDADETQFQLLGFSKFVRTNPRSDRFGVQRFHHVEFWCTDATNSARRFSWGLGMPIVAKSDLSTGNLTHASYLLRSGQLCFLFTSPYSPSIASMANFGPTATASIPTFDHAASRAFSSAHGLAVRAIAVQVDDADFAFHASVSHGAKPVSPPVLLDNHATLSEVHLYGDVVLRYVSYKNPNHHHQDSDSPDSWFLPKFEPVDKQSSYPLDFGIRRLDHAVGNVPDLSSAVAYVKNFTGFHEFAEFTAEDVGTSESGLNSVVLANNDELVLLPMNEPVYGTKRKSQIQTYLEHNEGSGVQHLALVSEDIFKTLREMRNRSGVGGFEFMPSPPPTYYKNLKHRAGDVLTDEQIKDCEELGILVDRDDQGTLLQIFTKPVGDRPTIFIEIIQRVGCMLKDEVGKVYQKGGCGGFGKGNFSELFKSIEEYEKTLQAKRIPEAASA from the exons ATGACTACGATCACCAGGATAAACCTGCCACGTTATCCGCGCATCCAATTCCAATCCTGTTTGCGCGTCCAGAAAACGACAACCCGAACACCAGCCACCGTCCATTTTAAGCAACTAAGACGACTCCGCCACAATCTCATTTGTCagtctcctcctcctccccttCCCTTtgcaaaacacaaaacaatggGTAATAATGACTCTGACGCTGATGAGACCCAGTTCCAGCTCCTCGGCTTCTCCAAGTTCGTTCGGACCAACCCCAGGTCGGATCGATTCGGCGTTCAGCGCTTCCACCACGTCGAGTTCTGGTGCACTGACGCCACCAACTCTGCCCGTCGCTTCTCCTGGGGCCTCGGCATGCCCATCGTTGCCAAGTCCGACCTTTCCACCGGCAACTTGACCCACGCCTCCTACCTCCTCCGCTCCGGCCAGCTCTGCTTCCTCTTCACTTCCCCCTACTCCCCATCCATAGCCTCCATGGCAAACTTCGGCCCCACGGCCACGGCCTCCATCCCCACCTTCGACCACGCTGCTTCTCGCGCTTTCTCCTCCGCACATGGCCTCGCCGTCCGCGCCATCGCTGTCCAGGTCGATGATGCCGATTTCGCCTTCCACGCCAGTGTCTCCCACGGCGCCAAGCCCGTCTCCCCACCAGTTCTTCTCGACAACCACGCCACTCTTTCCGAGGTGCACCTCTACGGTGATGTCGTTTTGCGCTATGTCAGCTACAAGAACCCTAACCATCACCACCAGGACTCTGACAGTCCGGACTCCTGGTTTTTGCCCAAATTCGAGCCCGTGGACAAGCAGTCGTCCTACCCTCTGGATTTTGGGATTCGACGTTTGGATCACGCCGTTGGCAACGTTCCAGACCTATCCTCAGCTGTCGCCTATGTGAAAAACTTCACTGGATTCCATGAATTCGCTGAGTTTACGGCGGAAGACGTGGGTACCAGCGAGAGCGGCTTAAACTCGGTGGTTTTGGCGAACAACGATGAATTGGTTTTGCTGCCGATGAATGAGCCGGTTTATGGAACAAAGAGGAAGAGCCAGATACAAACGTACTTGGAGCACAACGAGGGGTCAGGGGTGCAGCACTTGGCTTTGGTGAGCGAGGACATATTCAAGACATTGAGAGAGATGAGGAACCGTAGTGGGGTTGGCGGCTTCGAGTTCATGCCGTCGCCGCCGCCCACCTATTATAAGAATCTGAAGCATAGGGCCGGGGATGTGTTGACGGATGAGCAGATTAAGGACTGCGAGGAGTTGGGGATTTTGGTTGATAGGGATGATCAGGGGACCTTGCTGCAAATCTTCACCAAGCCTGTTGGAGATAG GCCTACCATATTTATAGAGATAATTCAGAGAGTAGGTTGTATGCTCAAGGATGAGGTAGGGAAGGTGTACCAAAAAGGTGGATGTGGAGGATTTGGGAAGGGTAACTTCTCGGAGCTATTCAAATCCATTGAGGAATATGAGAAGACACTCCAAGCCAAACGAATTCCTGAAGCGGCTTCTGCATGA